TCCCGACGAATGATGTTTGTAAGCAGTGTTTTACTCTTTCCAGGACGGTAGCGACACCTCTCGCCTCCCTGTTGGGCGTCAATGACAAGCAGCGTGTTCGTGCTCGTCCAAATCCTGTCCTGGAGTACTATTTCTGCAGCACATCAAAGCATCCCACACAGGTAATGATCCTGCATACTTATGGAAACTAGCACTCCTTCATACATATTGTGTGTTCTTTGGCAATAGCACAGCTTGAGCCTAATCATCTCCAACCCAAGCCTTATGTCATTATTTCATAACTTCAGACATTAAAGGCAGTACTGACtcttttcttgttttgcttttgttgttaGACCTCCATAGAGAGTTTAAGTAAACAGACGGGCTGTTCAGTGCGACAGGTCCAGAGGTGGTTCAGGCGGCGGAGAAACCAGGACCGACCCAGCAAGCTCAAAAAGTTTCAAGAAGCAAGGTAGCTAAACATTTTCAGCCACACATCAAATACACCCCGACCtattttctgtctcctttttatAGCCTGATTTGAATCATATTGTAGATGTAAAAGAGGTCTCCCCCCaccagacgcacacacacacaccttttcatGAATTATTTAGATTGGAAATTGAATTAGACCACTAGATTTACATGGAAATAGGGTTTTGACAGTTTTATACTTCTGTAGTTGAGTGTGTTTTCAGGTCAAACAGGAATACCTGCTACTACAAACCCCATTGTTTGCCCAGATGGGAACGGGATATCATGACTTcacataaacatacacgccCACTTTGCATTTTGAGCTATCTTtgtgtatttctacactgtatacagatctgtgtgtatgttaacGCTGTATACAGCAGACGTAAGCATTTAttgggtttgggaaaagaaTAATaggttaagtttaggaaaagaacaacagggtTGGCTTTATTGAAAGAAGAAATTGAGTTTAGGAACGGTGACACGCGGGACGCGATGCTCCgtctcttgggtgaaagtcctgtgttttacccatccaccaacCTCCCTACGTGGATTTTCACCCTTTCATACTACTACCCATGGAGTAAATTCTCACTCAGTCGCAGGGTTTTGTAAGTCAATGAAGGCCAAACAGCATTGATATACATGCTAAAAGAAAgcatgcgtcttgataacactccaataatggcatacgaactggcgtgtcatacatacgcaATTTAATGAGATCCGTCTGCAGATGGGGGTCAGGACACCCTCAGGTTACATTTCAGTTGTCATGAGATGAGTAACagcataacaaaacaaaaatgtatatttctgcTAGGCAAAATCATATATACTTTTTCTCACTTTGATTTAATAACTGCAAGTTTCTTGGGATGTATTTTAcctgtcaaaataattcaaaataaacaGTCCGAGAAGTAACACACAGTGTTGTCCTCGGTGTTGAGTTTATTGAAATTGAAACTCCAGTGACGAGGATGCTAGTGGGTGCTAGTTACtggagtttttattttgtctgtgatatgtgatatttttgaaaatgttggtcCGTTTATCATTTCCTTGTTGTGATTTGaagtaatttccttttttttaaatttgttgtcaTCTGTATCCTTTAACCACAAAAGCATGGTGcctttgttttaacattgtCTATTTTTGTGCTGTCTGCAATCAATCTGATTTCTGAGACTGCTATATGTTTTCTTACAGTTGGAGATTTACCTTTTACCTTCTTGCTTTCTTTGCTGGCCTGGCAGTCCTTATTGACGTGAGTACTGTGTCATGATCTGGTTGGTACTCATAGTTTGTCACAGTAAGCAAAAATCACAACGTGTGTCATTTTGTGAAACCTATCCATGAACTGGATCCTCATTAATATTGAATATCCATCTCTCCTCAGAAACCATGGTTTTATGATATGAAGCAGATGTGGGATGGCTTCCCGAAAATGGTATGTCCGTACtataatttgaaatatttccatAATtgtttaattagattttttctttctttctgttattttttttaattttttttaacatttaaaaacatttatagaCCATTTTGGAAGTCTGAAAGTATGAAAAGTGAAGAAACAATGTACAAAAAATGACGTAACTACTAGGTCAAATAATTAGTGGCATGTTTTTCTAAcagttttttcttcctcttttcttccagccccttttgccttcacagTACTGGTACTACGTGATTGAACTAGGCTTCTATTTCTCGCTGCTTTTTAGCATAGCATGGGATGTCAAACGTAAGGTAAGTGAGCCATCTACTTAACTTTTGTTATCCCGTGTGCGCGTTATAAAACCCCTCAGAGACCTCCCATCAGGAGAAATCACTCACAGAGTCCATGATGAAATAATGAGAATGATCTATTGTGTTGGTAGTGGATTTTAAGGTTTGGCTATTGATTTCCCCATTAAGATGTCCGGACTTTATGCACTGTATTGAGGGGAGCTGTCAGCATTTAGAACACCATTAAAGATAATTTCAACTCTACTCATTCCTTTCACTTTACCTGTTTGGTAAAGTCAGAGTGAGACAAACTAAACTCTCTCTCCAGTCAGGGATGTTGCATCAGGAGGTGCCCTATGAGCTAATGTGTGACCAGAGTTCTGTGTGGTGTCACACGATGGAGAGACAGATTGATCGTTCTGTCCATCGGTCTCAAAGTTGTTGTGAAACGTGGCAGACCTTCGAGCCTGCTACCTGCCATTTCTTGTTTTATAACCACAGCTCACAAATGCAAGAAACTAATCTTTTGAACCAAAACAACAGCTTTCCTTGGGGATCCTCTGTGTTAAAATCAGCCCCTAATTTGAGAActttatttgtaactttttgttaagttgcttctatatatatatttagtttatcTTCATAGCTGAAAAGCCATATAACCTGCTATGTGCGTGCAGAGAGTTAATCATTTGTAAATCCAAAATCAATCAGAACAGACACTGTCGATTAGTGACCAATCTTTACAGCTCGATCAATAAGTGACCAAACGgtgttgcattttgtttttacaccatctctttctgtcttttgtttttctctccaggaCTTCAAAGAGCAGATAATTCACCATGTGGCCACCATTTCCCTCATCAGTTTCTCATGGCTGGTCAACTACATCCGGGCAGGGACTTTGATCATGTTAGTGCATGATGCCTCTGACTATTTAATGGAGGTATGATTGTGTGCTAATATGGTGGGGGAAAAAGGCGTGTtctactgtttaaaaaataaataaattgtagtttttttttttgattttacacATAATGATTTGCTTTTTTGAATTAGGAAAAATCTCataaattcttatttttttttcacaccaatAACAGGGAATGTGAAATTAATTACAATCTCACTGCAGTTTACATCATTAAGGCAACAAATGTTCTGCCTTCCCTATGATCTTCATAACATTTAGCATTGGTAATTAGCTTAATGATgatgttaaaggaatagtttagaTTTTTTGAAATGGGGTTGTATTaggtacttatccatagtcagtgtaaTAATACAGTAGATGGTGTTCTGCACGATCCCAGTTTGGAGCAGCAGGCAGGAATACCGACACTGAAGCTAAGCAATGTATTACTGTGGACACTGGCAgcagtaaataaaaatcaaatccaAATCGGTTCAAGCCTACgctatattttgaatattttacagCTCTTTTCTGACCGGGAACACTAAGCCACCAGActaattttgacaaaaagttatttacCCTTGCAGATCACAAAGTTGCTGTTCTACGGCTGCCTCAATCGGTTAGtctgttttgtgttattgtgtgactttttaaAGTATTAGTTGTGATTTATCAAAATCACACAATAACCCAAACAAACTAACCTATCAAGGCACTAGAAcagcaactcctgtgttctgtgaaataaaattgttgcttttgtccaaggagtctggtggctttgcaGAGAGTATAGATGGATATATtggctgtctgacagcaaggcAATGTcgtgaaaatattctaaatatagcataCACGTGGGCGGGttagcttagttggtagagcatggacacatatatagaggtttgctcctcgactctgcgggtttgactccgacctgtggtCCTATGCTGCATGgcattcttcttctctctctcccctttcatgtccttatctgtcctgtggaattaaaggcctaaaatgcccccaaaaatattctttaaaataaatatagcgTACACTTAGACTGATAGTGATATTTTTAGCAGGGCCTTTATTTGGTGGCTACCACCAACTAATGTAGATAATGATAtgactatggataagtacctcatacaacccccacttaaaaaaatccaaactatccctttaaggtCAGGGCACTGTATATTCCTCACACAATTCACCGTCTGCCCTCTAGAGGAGAATGAATGAAAAGGTGTAACTctgatatctctctctctctctctctctcattcattcCAGTCAGCCAAAATGTTCAACTATGCAGGTTGGAGGAAAACCTGCAACTTCATCTTCACCATGTTTGCTGCCGTTTTCATTGTCACTCGCCTCGTAATCCTCCCCTTCTGGTAAAAAGGATGTTACACCAGATTTAATTGTAACTTTGATAAGTCACTGATTTTACTGAATAATACGAATTTAGGAAGAAATTTGTGCAACATTGACACTGCACATATTTGGTAAAAGTACAGGAGAAAAGGCTTTCACGTATTCAAGGGCATTTTAATTTgtgcatttacaaaaaataaatgccagggaaaaaaaaggaaaaaaatatgacatttacattttcttttgttttatgccTGGCTCAAGAGAAATAACTGGTGATAAAGGCTGATGGAAACCGATTCTTTGCATAAACATTAAATGATAATGTTCTTGTCAATAAATCCCACAAAAAGGCCACAAAAACAATGGATTTATCCCAACAATTAATGTCTGTGTAGGCAAAGTCTGATGTagcttattcctctgtgccatagaacTTACATGATgagttactttttttcaattttaattatgCAATATGGCATGGCCTTTTTTATATGTTGGCATACAGATAATTGATGGAGAAGCACTGGTTCATTTTGCAGAAAGGTTGCTTAAAACATGAGAAACAATTTTATGGAAATGTAACAACAGACACATTGTGTACAGTCCTGGCTTCTCTCAATGGGCTTTTGATGGTGACTGTAGGTGGCTCTGACTGCATTCTTTGTTCTGCCTTTGTCCTCTTGTTCAGGATCATATACACGACGTGGGTGTACCCACTGACCCTGTACCCACCCTTCCTCGGCTTCTACTTCTTCAACGGGCTAATGCTAGTGCTGCAGGCTCTGCACATCTTCTGGGCTGTGCTCATCTTGCGCATGGTCATCAAATTCCTTCCAGGCAATGTATGAACCCCTAGTTTCAACCTCTCCTCACATAACACTTTCACTCTAACCAGCAACTGTCCAAAtttcatgtcttgttttaccCAATAGGACATCGTCGAGGACGAGAGGAGCGATAAAGAGGAGACCGAGTCAGAAGATGACGACAGCAGTCGCGAGCAGAgggaaaagtttaaaaatggcTATGTGCAGAACGGCCACCCTCtcaacaacaaccacaataaGAAGGACTAAATGGACTGTGAGAGCTGCAGATGAGGATGTGTGAGGAGT
The genomic region above belongs to Etheostoma cragini isolate CJK2018 chromosome 14, CSU_Ecrag_1.0, whole genome shotgun sequence and contains:
- the cers2a gene encoding ceramide synthase 2a; translated protein: MLSRLGELIWADWIWFPEGHGWADLKDHDGLVFPKTQDLWATIPIALCFLVLRQIFERTVATPLASLLGVNDKQRVRARPNPVLEYYFCSTSKHPTQTSIESLSKQTGCSVRQVQRWFRRRRNQDRPSKLKKFQEASWRFTFYLLAFFAGLAVLIDKPWFYDMKQMWDGFPKMPLLPSQYWYYVIELGFYFSLLFSIAWDVKRKDFKEQIIHHVATISLISFSWLVNYIRAGTLIMLVHDASDYLMESAKMFNYAGWRKTCNFIFTMFAAVFIVTRLVILPFWIIYTTWVYPLTLYPPFLGFYFFNGLMLVLQALHIFWAVLILRMVIKFLPGNDIVEDERSDKEETESEDDDSSREQREKFKNGYVQNGHPLNNNHNKKD